The following nucleotide sequence is from Streptomyces pactum.
TGTGCGCGTTGCAGCGCGGGCAGTGCTTCTTCATCTCAAGACGGTCCGGGTTGTTACGCCGGTTCTTCTTGGTGATGTAGTTCCGCTCCTTGCACTCCACGCAGGCCAGCGTGATCTTCGGGCGGACGTCGGTGGCAGCCACGTTGAGTGCTCCTTGACCGTGGACCTTCCCCTGGATGCCGAACCCAAGGGGATGGATGGATTAACGCAGGAATAGTAGCCGATCGAAGGACCGACCCCACAATCGGCTACTGTCAGTAGCGGTGACCGGACTTGAACCGGTGACACAGCGATTATGAGCCGCTTGCTCTACCGACTGAGCTACACCGCTGCGATGCGATCGATCCTGCCCGGCCGAAGCCGAGCAGAAACCTCTCACATCAGAGCCCCAATACGGAATCGAACCGTAGACCTTCTCCTTACCATGGAGACGCTCTGCCGACTGAGCTATTGGGGCGAGCGATGAAGACATTACACGCTTGGCCGCCGAAGGTGAAATCCGTATCCGCCCGCCCTGGCAAGACCGCCTCCGCCGCCGGTCCGGGCGCCCCGCGGGCACGCCGCGCCCGGCCCCGGGACAAGTCCTTGGACGGTCCCGGCCGCGGGCTCCGGGACGGCCCGGCGGCCGGGCCGTGGGTGGGTTCCGGGACGAGGGCCGCGGCGGGTCCCGGCGGACCGGGGCGGGCCTGCCGCAGTGTCCGGCGGTGCACCGGGGGCGGGCCCGCGGCGCGGCCCGACGGTGCCGGCGGCGCGGTCCGGGGTGGGTCCCGCGGGGCCGCGGGGCGCCCGGCGCACCACACCGGTACGACTATTCGGCTCCTGCGCGTAGCCGCCCGCACCTCGTCCTAGGCTTCGGACCACCTTGAGCGATCTTGGCTGCGTATGCCCGTCGGCGCCGCCGGTGCGCCCGGCGCGTACGCCCCCGCAGACTTCAGGAGCG
It contains:
- the rpmG gene encoding 50S ribosomal protein L33 — its product is MAATDVRPKITLACVECKERNYITKKNRRNNPDRLEMKKHCPRCNAHTAHRETR